The proteins below are encoded in one region of Asticcacaulis excentricus CB 48:
- a CDS encoding YgfZ/GcvT domain-containing protein, whose product MTNLIALPHRALIALSGPDWGKFLNGQTSIDLENIFDAVAAGENRHLYYGAFLTPQGKLSADVFICPRDSDTVWIDVDAGVRDELFTRLNMFKLRAKVTLSKPEAKVYASFSEGLPDPRAPGLYRAYGTFEAMGGFTTYTEFRLTQGVAEPGLDFPKDYLYPIDINMDLIAAIDFKKGCFVGQETTSRMKRRGTIKNRLIPLSHNGTFAFGSEVLLGERRAGEILASANGKSLALMRLDRLDGDLTCAGDAVTLAVPDWLAPHLKSAET is encoded by the coding sequence ATGACCAACCTTATTGCCCTGCCGCACCGTGCCCTGATCGCCCTGAGTGGTCCCGACTGGGGAAAGTTCCTCAATGGCCAGACGTCTATTGACCTGGAAAACATCTTCGACGCCGTCGCTGCCGGAGAGAACAGGCACTTATATTATGGCGCGTTCCTGACCCCACAAGGTAAGCTGAGCGCCGATGTGTTCATCTGTCCACGGGATTCGGATACTGTCTGGATAGATGTCGATGCCGGGGTACGCGACGAACTGTTCACCCGGCTGAATATGTTCAAGTTGCGGGCAAAGGTCACCCTGTCAAAACCCGAGGCGAAGGTCTATGCCTCTTTCTCTGAGGGATTGCCCGACCCCCGCGCACCGGGGCTTTATCGCGCCTACGGGACGTTTGAAGCAATGGGAGGCTTCACGACCTACACAGAGTTTCGTCTGACGCAGGGAGTGGCCGAACCGGGGCTCGACTTCCCCAAAGACTATCTCTACCCGATCGACATCAATATGGACCTGATAGCGGCCATAGACTTTAAGAAAGGCTGCTTTGTGGGTCAGGAAACTACGTCACGTATGAAGCGGCGCGGCACCATCAAGAACCGCCTTATCCCCTTGAGCCATAACGGTACCTTTGCCTTCGGCAGCGAAGTCCTGTTGGGCGAGCGTCGCGCCGGGGAGATTTTGGCCTCAGCTAACGGCAAGTCGCTAGCCCTGATGCGGCTGGACCGGTTGGACGGTGATCTGACATGTGCAGGTGACGCGGTCACCCTCGCCGTCCCCGACTGGCTGGCCCCGCACCTCAAATCGGCTGAAACCTGA
- a CDS encoding glycosyltransferase family 9 protein, producing MSRSFPILIVALEEPKRALALGGVLARLLQEVPNAAVTLITRSDSAALFADFSHIEVIIPFDGEVVSMAGLKLWWQLRQREWGLLLDTRPTLWSRFLTAKTRAVAQDHHPEVHPVIKVSRLLKLEKPELPWLHVAEARAVGAEFFLDDTPGEEGPLLAIAPGARWQGAQWPAERFSVLATRLMNEDGPLRGARLLILGHESDREAATALRMAAPKARVIELTGKLDPLTAYACLRQADVFIGNDDIWLHLAAAANVLSFGLYGPSDDRVEAPLGNNVHILRTPRHFEEIRAQDPNLDQALCHMLDLSVNRVYEAVQTTLTASR from the coding sequence ATGAGCCGTTCGTTTCCGATCCTGATCGTCGCGCTTGAGGAACCGAAAAGGGCCCTGGCTCTAGGTGGGGTTCTGGCGCGCCTGCTGCAAGAAGTACCGAACGCTGCCGTGACTCTGATCACGCGCAGCGACAGCGCCGCCCTATTTGCCGATTTCAGCCATATCGAGGTGATTATTCCTTTTGACGGGGAGGTTGTCTCAATGGCGGGGCTGAAGCTTTGGTGGCAGCTGCGGCAGCGTGAATGGGGCCTGTTGCTGGATACGAGACCGACTCTTTGGTCGCGGTTTCTCACGGCTAAGACCCGTGCCGTAGCGCAGGATCACCACCCAGAGGTACACCCGGTGATTAAAGTGTCGCGTCTGCTGAAGCTCGAAAAGCCCGAACTGCCGTGGCTGCACGTGGCCGAAGCGCGGGCTGTGGGGGCAGAGTTCTTTCTCGATGACACACCCGGTGAGGAGGGGCCTTTGCTGGCTATCGCTCCCGGCGCGCGCTGGCAGGGCGCGCAATGGCCGGCGGAGCGCTTTTCGGTGTTGGCGACGCGCCTGATGAACGAAGATGGCCCGCTGAGAGGCGCGCGTTTGTTGATACTGGGGCACGAGAGCGACCGCGAAGCCGCAACAGCGTTGCGCATGGCCGCGCCCAAAGCCCGCGTGATTGAACTAACGGGTAAGCTCGATCCGCTGACCGCCTATGCCTGCCTGCGTCAGGCCGATGTGTTTATCGGAAATGATGATATCTGGCTGCATCTGGCGGCGGCCGCCAATGTTCTGAGTTTCGGGCTCTATGGACCCTCAGATGATCGGGTTGAGGCCCCGCTGGGCAATAATGTGCATATTCTGCGCACGCCGCGGCATTTCGAAGAAATTCGAGCTCAGGACCCGAATCTCGATCAGGCACTGTGTCATATGCTCGACCTCAGCGTAAACCGGGTGTATGAGGCCGTTCAGACCACATTGACGGCGTCTCGCTAG
- a CDS encoding dihydroorotase, which produces MPTYDLIIRNADIINHAGRGQGDIGITAGKFVAFGNLSQASAGEVFDATGLLAMPGVIDTQVHFREPGLEWKEDLETGSQAAVMGGVVAVFEMPNTNPNTTDPVTFEDKLKRAHHRMHCDHAFYVGGTHENAAYLGELERMKGCCGVKVFMGASTGSLLIADDEGVAKVLASVNRRATFHSEDEYRLAERRALAREGDWTSHDFVRDAQSAIQSTHRLVRLAREAGKRIHVLHVTTAEEIEFLSHNKDIATVEITPQHLTLVGPEAYQRLKGYAQMNPPIRDQYHVDGLWRGISDGVADVLGSDHAPHTVEEKQKPYPASPSGMPGVQTLLPVMLTHVANGKLSLERLVDLTSAGAQRVFGVAGKGRMAEGYDADVTLVDLNQKRIITHDQMRSRCGWTPFDGFEAHGWPKATIIRGKVVMRDDEIVLPSQGEACRFMEIL; this is translated from the coding sequence ATGCCGACCTATGATCTTATCATCCGCAACGCTGACATCATCAACCACGCCGGGCGCGGTCAGGGCGATATCGGCATCACCGCCGGCAAGTTTGTGGCCTTTGGCAATCTCTCGCAGGCCTCGGCAGGCGAAGTGTTCGACGCGACAGGGCTTCTGGCCATGCCGGGTGTCATCGACACGCAGGTGCACTTCCGCGAGCCGGGGCTGGAGTGGAAGGAGGACCTAGAAACCGGTTCGCAGGCCGCGGTCATGGGTGGGGTCGTAGCCGTGTTTGAAATGCCGAACACCAATCCCAACACCACCGATCCGGTGACCTTTGAGGACAAGCTGAAGCGCGCGCATCACCGTATGCACTGCGACCACGCTTTTTATGTCGGTGGCACGCACGAAAACGCCGCCTATTTGGGCGAGCTTGAGCGTATGAAGGGCTGCTGCGGCGTTAAGGTGTTCATGGGAGCTTCGACCGGCAGCCTGCTGATCGCCGATGACGAGGGGGTGGCGAAGGTGCTGGCCAGCGTCAACCGGCGCGCCACCTTCCATTCCGAGGATGAATACCGTCTGGCCGAGCGCCGCGCTCTGGCGCGCGAAGGCGACTGGACCAGCCATGACTTCGTGCGCGACGCCCAGTCGGCCATTCAGTCCACCCATCGTCTTGTGCGTCTGGCGCGCGAGGCGGGCAAGCGTATTCACGTCCTGCACGTCACCACCGCCGAAGAGATTGAATTCCTGTCGCACAATAAGGACATAGCCACGGTCGAGATCACGCCGCAGCACCTGACCCTGGTGGGACCCGAAGCCTATCAGCGCTTGAAGGGCTATGCCCAGATGAACCCGCCGATCCGCGACCAGTATCACGTCGATGGCCTGTGGCGCGGCATCAGCGACGGCGTCGCTGATGTATTGGGCTCTGACCACGCGCCGCACACGGTCGAAGAGAAGCAAAAGCCTTATCCGGCCTCGCCGTCGGGAATGCCCGGCGTGCAGACCCTGCTGCCCGTCATGTTGACCCACGTTGCAAATGGCAAGCTGTCGCTGGAGCGCCTGGTGGACCTGACCTCGGCCGGGGCGCAGCGCGTCTTTGGCGTGGCAGGCAAGGGGCGGATGGCCGAAGGTTATGATGCCGACGTGACGCTGGTCGATCTGAACCAAAAGCGGATCATCACCCACGATCAGATGCGATCGCGCTGCGGCTGGACGCCGTTTGACGGCTTCGAAGCCCATGG